From one Synechocystis sp. PCC 6803 substr. PCC-P genomic stretch:
- a CDS encoding DUF3082 domain-containing protein has product MSEDSPKPEKKEPVPPTPLRCLVGSGISATLAWGLYLLTSAIAVSFASKPVLSDKPIVQRIASAVRTLVLGLASMGTFIFAFVAIGLILLMVQLILQKQPDRNNGES; this is encoded by the coding sequence ATGAGCGAAGATTCCCCCAAACCAGAAAAAAAAGAACCTGTTCCTCCTACGCCCCTACGATGTTTGGTCGGTTCCGGCATTTCCGCGACCTTAGCTTGGGGTTTATATCTTTTGACTTCGGCGATCGCCGTTAGTTTTGCCAGTAAGCCGGTGTTGTCTGATAAGCCCATTGTCCAGCGCATTGCTTCGGCGGTGAGAACTTTGGTGCTGGGATTAGCTTCCATGGGCACCTTTATTTTTGCCTTTGTGGCGATCGGCTTAATTTTGTTGATGGTTCAGTTAATTCTGCAAAAACAACCCGACCGTAATAATGGGGAAAGTTAG
- a CDS encoding WD40 repeat domain-containing protein — protein MTLVLPKLLRMTLVSFVIASVVGSVVGWIATLIWRGKNLSDLSDSPNPRGWLIKPAIFGSFIGMVLIGLLPIEANPASLVGGPYSGLWFLMMFVFLAPLGSIAGAVIGATLGTKQFSQIKREKLIGIVLLLTYFFATVVLYVGLAPPALVMEKPTGNDPFPVVGELKGYESGPKDLALSDNGQQLAVVTVRYGEDKVEIWDLPRKKVLYSFKTKPNSSVTLKDILSSLEFSKDGQQLITAAVQQVQVRDLTNGAVQMRLEGGELAYPIADNKLVTLASVDAWANEPEPHNIKVWDLDTGKLLQTINADLAPTERFSVPIAISPDGRLVAFPPGLYSDRIEIWDIGNQKQVTALTSNQPAGVLSLAFSPDGEQLAVALGQGAPLSVWDWRSPKQVKTIAKADRAEVLYWTEQGIFVGSDGAFQVWDPQTGEARQKLDLQPTEERAKSDLRFPLGPSALSADRTTLAVYIPQQGIRVWRVEVAPKKRTGEKALN, from the coding sequence ATGACATTGGTTTTACCTAAACTCTTACGCATGACCCTGGTTAGTTTTGTAATTGCCAGTGTTGTGGGGTCAGTGGTGGGCTGGATCGCTACTCTAATTTGGCGGGGAAAAAATTTATCGGATTTATCAGATTCTCCCAACCCCAGGGGATGGTTAATCAAACCGGCCATATTTGGCTCCTTCATTGGTATGGTACTCATCGGCCTATTACCCATCGAAGCGAATCCAGCTTCCCTTGTTGGTGGCCCCTATTCGGGGCTGTGGTTTTTGATGATGTTTGTGTTTTTAGCTCCCCTCGGTTCCATTGCTGGGGCCGTTATCGGTGCAACCCTGGGAACTAAGCAGTTTTCTCAAATTAAGCGGGAAAAGTTAATTGGCATTGTTTTACTGTTAACCTACTTTTTTGCCACTGTTGTCCTTTATGTTGGCCTGGCTCCCCCGGCATTGGTCATGGAAAAACCGACCGGAAATGATCCTTTTCCGGTGGTAGGTGAACTGAAGGGTTATGAAAGTGGGCCTAAAGACCTTGCCCTCAGTGATAACGGTCAACAACTGGCGGTGGTAACGGTGCGATATGGGGAAGACAAGGTTGAAATTTGGGATTTGCCCCGCAAAAAGGTTTTATATTCCTTTAAGACCAAGCCCAATAGCTCAGTAACCCTAAAAGATATTCTTTCATCTCTAGAATTTAGCAAGGATGGCCAACAGTTAATCACTGCGGCTGTTCAGCAAGTGCAGGTGCGGGATTTAACCAACGGTGCAGTGCAAATGCGCTTAGAAGGAGGAGAATTAGCCTATCCGATCGCCGATAATAAGCTGGTAACGTTGGCGTCGGTGGATGCCTGGGCAAATGAGCCAGAACCCCATAACATCAAGGTTTGGGACTTAGACACCGGGAAATTATTGCAAACCATTAATGCCGATCTGGCCCCCACGGAACGATTCAGTGTGCCCATTGCAATTAGTCCTGATGGTCGTTTAGTGGCTTTTCCCCCCGGACTTTATAGCGATCGCATTGAAATTTGGGATATAGGCAACCAGAAACAAGTTACAGCCCTAACCAGTAACCAGCCAGCGGGGGTTTTGTCCCTGGCATTTTCCCCGGATGGAGAACAATTGGCCGTTGCTCTGGGTCAAGGTGCCCCCCTTTCCGTTTGGGATTGGCGATCGCCAAAGCAAGTCAAGACCATTGCCAAGGCTGACCGGGCTGAAGTTTTGTATTGGACGGAACAGGGAATTTTTGTGGGTAGCGATGGTGCTTTCCAGGTGTGGGATCCACAAACGGGAGAGGCTCGGCAAAAGCTGGATTTACAACCAACAGAGGAAAGGGCAAAGAGTGATCTCCGATTTCCCCTTGGCCCCTCGGCTCTGAGCGCTGACCGTACAACTCTGGCGGTTTATATTCCTCAACAAGGTATCCGGGTCTGGCGGGTTGAGGTGGCCCCAAAAAAGCGGACAGGGGAGAAAGCTCTAAACTAA